Proteins encoded by one window of Xenopus tropicalis strain Nigerian chromosome 6, UCB_Xtro_10.0, whole genome shotgun sequence:
- the LOC100489129 gene encoding thread biopolymer filament subunit gamma, with product MSISGSSSASWVASSSLKSGYSLAHGAASGGGLSVGLSRLSLGGLGGGYAVGAGGSAFGGGAGAAGLGLGSGLGGGFGGIGIGVGGGLGSVGLGGGLGSVGVGGGFGGGLGGSAAFSLGRSLTAGGLSSTLNVGAPRVVPQLLSRATEKQTLAGLNERFYSYMEKVKQLQLENQTLQTQLNLLTGGTSVTSSDPSAPVNYELQLTDLRNTVESLTLENVRYEIELDNIRGAAEELKTKYELELGVKYQLETDISAMKRDVEAATELRTILEQRFTAALDDLEFLKKTHEEELTTLQSKLGAATETSVSLIEVDAVKSFDLTTALNKLRGEYEKSVQQHKEDAETYFRAKIEEINSESAKTSEVVASVKTEISATKKELQTFNTELQSLLSVNYTLESSMAEVVARSSVGVAEFQAQITSYESAIESAKVELHKIIVNYQELLDIKQALDVEIATYKKLLEGEDIKFPEVEVLTGGTYTFSSDSGFQKKESSTELH from the exons ATGTCCATCTCAGGCTCAAGTTCTGCTAGCTGGGTAGCGTCTTCTTCTCTAAAATCTGGATACTCGCTTGCACATGGTGCAGCTTCTGGTGGTGGGTTGTCAGTTGGTCTCTCCCGCTTAAGTTTAGGAGGATTAGGAGGAGGTTATGCAGTGGGAGCTGGAGGATCTGCTTTTGGTGGAGGAGCAGGAGCAGCTGGTCTTGGTTTGGGTAGTGGTTTAGGTGGGGGATTTGGCGGCATTGGAATAGGTGTTGGAGGTGGTCTTGGTTCAGTTGGTTTAGGAGGTGGTCTTGGTTCAGTTGGTGTAGGAGGAGGATTTGGTGGAGGTTTAGGAGGAAGTGCAGCATTTTCTTTGGGGCGTTCTTTGACTGCAGGTGGACTAAGTTCAACCTTGAACGTTGGTGCACCTCGTGTAGTGCCCCAGTTACTCTCTAGAGCTACAGAAAAGCAAACCCTAGCGGGACTAAATGAGCGCTTCTACTCTTACATGGAGAAAGTGAAACAGCTGCAGCTTGAGAATCAGACCCTCCAGACACAACTGAACCTTTTGACAGGTGGCACTTCTGTTACATCATCAGATCCCTCTGCCCCAGTCAATTATGAACTTCAGCTGACAGATCTGAGAAACACAGTTGAGTCTCTAACCTTAGAAAATGTTAGATATGAGATTGAACTTGACAACATCAGAGGAGCAGCTGAAGAGCTTAAGACCAA aTATGAATTAGAATTGGGAGTGAAATACCAACTGGAAACAGATATTTCTGCAATGAAAAGG GATGTTGAAGCTGCTACTGAATTGCGCACCATACTAGAACAAAGATTTACTGCTGCACTGGATGATCTTGAGTTTCTGAAGAAGACACACGAAGAG GAACTCACTACACTACAAAGCAAGCTGGGTGCTGCAACTGAGACTTCTGTATCTCTCATTGAAGTGGATGCTGTTAAATCATTTGACCTCACCACTGCATTAAACAAACTGAGAGGAGAATATGAAAAATCTGTTCAGCAGCATAAAGAAGATGCAGAAACCTACTTTAGAGCTAAG ATTGAAGAAATAAACAGTGAATCAGCAAAAACTTCAGAGGTTGTCGCCTCAGTTAAAACAGAAATTTCAGCCACAAAGAAAGAATTACAGACATTTAACACAGAACTACAGTCACTTCTTTCAGTG AATTATACACTTGAAAGCAGCATGGCTGAAGTAGTAGCAAGGTCCAGCGTGGGAGTAGCAGAGTTTCAAGCTCAGATAACTAGTTATGAATCTGCAATTGAGTCTGCCAAAGTTGAACTTCATAAAATTATTGTCAACTACCAGGAGTTGCTGGACATAAAACAGGCTTTAGACGTAGAAATTGCTACCTATAAAAAATTACTGGAGGGAGAAGATATCAA ATTTCCTGAGGTTGAAGTGCTAACTGGTGGGACTTACACATTCTCAT CTGATTCTGGCTTTCAGAAAAAGGAATCAAGCACAG AATTACACTAA